The following are encoded together in the Azospirillum lipoferum 4B genome:
- a CDS encoding alkene reductase, which translates to MPQSTDTHSTAAPDLFTPLRLGAIELPNRVVMAPMTRSRAGEGNCPTALTAEYYAQRASAGLIITEATQVCDTAQGYPNTPGIHTDAQTLAWRAVADAVHDAGGRIVTQLWHVGRISHPRFQPNGAAPVAPSAIAAKGQLYTGAGMEPFPVPRALETAEIPGLVRHFADAAKRAVFDAGLDGVEIHAANGYLIDQFLRDSTNTRTDRYGGTVENRCRFLLEILEATAHAVGADRIGVRLSPTGVFNDMKDSDPLPHFLAITKALNPFNIAYLHVIEGRPGHHMAPPEGAPHVASALRAAFKGPFILNGGYSRGDADAALAKGEADAVSFGEAFISNPDLPVRFRADAPLAEPDRTTYYGGDAKGYTDYPALESVAA; encoded by the coding sequence ATGCCGCAGAGCACCGACACGCACAGCACCGCCGCTCCGGATCTGTTCACCCCACTGCGCCTCGGCGCGATCGAGCTGCCGAACCGCGTCGTCATGGCGCCGATGACCCGCAGCCGCGCCGGCGAAGGCAACTGCCCGACCGCGCTCACCGCCGAATACTATGCGCAGCGCGCCTCGGCCGGCCTGATCATCACCGAGGCGACGCAGGTCTGCGACACCGCCCAGGGCTATCCCAACACGCCGGGCATCCACACGGACGCCCAGACCCTGGCCTGGCGCGCGGTGGCCGACGCCGTGCACGATGCCGGTGGGCGGATCGTCACCCAGCTCTGGCATGTCGGCCGCATTTCCCATCCGCGCTTCCAGCCGAACGGCGCCGCGCCGGTCGCCCCCTCGGCCATCGCGGCGAAGGGCCAGCTCTACACCGGTGCCGGCATGGAGCCGTTCCCGGTGCCGCGCGCCCTCGAAACCGCCGAGATCCCCGGACTGGTCCGCCATTTCGCCGATGCGGCCAAGCGCGCGGTGTTCGATGCCGGCCTGGACGGCGTCGAGATCCACGCGGCCAACGGCTATCTGATCGACCAGTTCCTGCGCGACAGCACCAACACCCGCACCGACCGGTATGGCGGAACGGTGGAGAATCGCTGCCGCTTCCTGCTGGAGATCCTTGAGGCCACGGCCCATGCCGTCGGCGCCGACCGCATCGGCGTCCGCCTGTCGCCGACCGGTGTGTTCAACGACATGAAGGACAGCGACCCGCTGCCGCATTTCCTGGCGATCACCAAGGCGCTGAACCCGTTCAATATCGCCTATCTGCATGTGATCGAAGGACGGCCCGGCCACCACATGGCCCCGCCGGAAGGGGCGCCGCATGTGGCGTCCGCCCTGCGTGCCGCCTTCAAGGGTCCGTTCATCCTGAATGGCGGCTACAGCCGCGGCGATGCCGACGCCGCACTCGCCAAGGGTGAGGCCGACGCGGTCAGCTTCGGCGAGGCCTTCATCTCCAACCCGGACTTGCCCGTGCGCTTCCGTGCCGATGCGCCGCTGGCCGAGCCGGACCGCACCACCTATTACGGCGGCGACGCCAAGGGCTACACCGACTATCCGGCCCTGGAATCCGTCGCCGCCTGA
- the purB gene encoding adenylosuccinate lyase: MIPRYTRPEMARIWEPENRFRIWFEIEAHACDAQAELGVIPKEAAKAVWERGKWEIDRIDEIERETRHDVIAFLTNLAEYVGPEARFVHQGMTSSDVLDTCLAVQMTQAADLLLADMDALLAALKRRAYEHKDTVTIGRSHGIHAEPTTFGLKLASHYAAFARGRERLVQARQDIATCAISGAVGTFANIDPRVEEHVAAKLGLSVEPVSTQVIPRDRHAFYFSVLGVIASSIENLATEIRHLQRTEVREAEEYFHPGQKGSSAMPHKRNPVLSENLTGLARIVRSAVVPALENVALWHERDISHSSVERMIGPDATVTLDFALVRLTGMMEKLVVYPERMQKNLDDLGGLVFSQRVLLALTQAGMSREDSYKAVQRNAMQVWEKGGNYLDLLSADPDIAKHIGRDKLEPMFDMTYHTKHVDTVFKRVFGE; the protein is encoded by the coding sequence ATGATCCCCCGCTATACCCGCCCCGAAATGGCCCGCATCTGGGAGCCGGAAAACCGCTTCCGCATCTGGTTCGAGATCGAGGCGCACGCCTGCGACGCGCAGGCCGAGCTGGGCGTCATCCCGAAGGAGGCCGCCAAGGCGGTGTGGGAGCGCGGCAAGTGGGAGATCGACCGCATCGACGAGATCGAGCGCGAGACCCGGCACGACGTCATCGCCTTCCTGACCAACCTCGCCGAGTATGTCGGCCCCGAGGCCCGCTTCGTCCACCAGGGCATGACCTCGTCGGACGTGCTGGACACCTGCCTCGCCGTGCAGATGACCCAGGCCGCCGACCTGCTGCTGGCCGACATGGACGCGCTGCTGGCCGCGCTGAAGCGCCGGGCATACGAGCACAAGGACACCGTCACCATCGGCCGCAGCCACGGCATTCATGCCGAGCCGACGACCTTCGGCCTGAAGCTGGCCAGCCATTACGCCGCCTTCGCCCGCGGGCGCGAGCGTCTGGTCCAGGCGCGCCAGGACATCGCCACCTGCGCCATCTCCGGCGCCGTCGGCACCTTCGCCAACATCGACCCGCGGGTTGAAGAGCATGTCGCCGCCAAGCTGGGCCTGTCGGTGGAGCCGGTGTCGACCCAGGTCATCCCGCGCGACCGCCATGCCTTCTACTTCTCGGTCCTTGGCGTGATCGCGTCGAGCATCGAGAATCTGGCGACGGAAATCCGCCACCTGCAGCGCACCGAAGTGCGCGAGGCGGAGGAGTATTTCCACCCCGGCCAGAAGGGCTCGTCGGCGATGCCGCACAAGCGCAACCCGGTCCTGTCGGAGAACCTGACCGGTCTTGCCCGCATCGTGCGCTCCGCCGTGGTCCCGGCTCTGGAGAACGTCGCGCTCTGGCACGAGCGCGACATCTCCCACAGCTCGGTCGAGCGGATGATCGGCCCCGACGCCACCGTCACGCTGGACTTCGCCCTGGTGCGCCTGACCGGCATGATGGAAAAGCTGGTGGTCTATCCGGAGCGCATGCAGAAGAACCTGGACGATCTGGGCGGTCTGGTCTTCTCGCAGCGCGTGCTGCTGGCGCTGACCCAGGCCGGCATGAGCCGCGAGGACAGCTACAAGGCGGTGCAGCGCAACGCCATGCAGGTGTGGGAAAAGGGCGGCAACTACCTGGACCTGCTGTCTGCCGACCCCGACATCGCCAAGCATATCGGCCGCGACAAGCTGGAGCCGATGTTCGACATGACCTACCACACCAAGCATGTCGACACGGTCTTCAAGCGCGTGTTCGGCGAGTGA
- the grxD gene encoding Grx4 family monothiol glutaredoxin: MVDQNVVERIKQDIEGNDVVLYMKGTPVFPQCGFSAAVVQVLSHVGVKFKGVNILEDPGLRQGLKEYSNWPTFPQLYVKGELVGGCDIVREMYESGELQTLLADKGVATAA, encoded by the coding sequence ATGGTCGATCAGAACGTCGTCGAGCGCATCAAGCAGGATATCGAAGGCAACGATGTCGTGCTGTACATGAAGGGGACCCCGGTGTTCCCGCAGTGCGGTTTCTCCGCCGCCGTCGTCCAGGTGCTGAGCCATGTCGGCGTCAAGTTCAAGGGCGTCAACATCCTGGAGGATCCGGGCCTGCGCCAGGGCCTGAAGGAATACTCGAACTGGCCGACCTTCCCGCAGCTCTACGTCAAGGGCGAGTTGGTCGGCGGCTGCGACATCGTCCGCGAGATGTACGAGTCGGGCGAACTGCAGACCCTGCTGGCCGACAAGGGCGTCGCCACCGCCGCCTGA
- a CDS encoding M48 family metallopeptidase codes for MVQRRPSLPALLRKRKRSAARPPQPPRALEISGLPIPLELRESTRATRMTLRVDAGRGLVQVVVPVGVSETDARQFVGRHDGWLRARLAAMPPSLPFADGASVPYLGVEHVIRHDPGLRGPTRIEEGALLVGGQPEHVARRVRDFLTAEAKRELAARARVKAASIGARVAAVTIRDTKSRWGSCSSTGRLSFSWRLILTPEPVLDYVVGHEVAHLREMNHSPRFWALCASLTAGRDVELPRAWLKANGTRLLRYG; via the coding sequence ATGGTGCAGCGCCGCCCTTCCCTCCCCGCCCTCTTGCGCAAACGCAAGCGTTCCGCCGCCCGGCCGCCCCAGCCGCCGCGGGCGCTGGAGATTTCCGGCCTGCCGATTCCGCTGGAACTGCGGGAGAGCACGCGCGCCACACGCATGACCCTGCGCGTCGATGCCGGGCGCGGGTTGGTGCAGGTTGTCGTCCCGGTCGGCGTGTCGGAGACCGACGCCCGCCAGTTCGTCGGCCGGCATGACGGCTGGCTGCGGGCGCGTCTGGCGGCGATGCCGCCCTCCCTGCCCTTCGCCGACGGGGCCAGCGTGCCCTATCTGGGCGTCGAGCATGTGATCCGCCACGACCCCGGCCTGCGCGGCCCGACCCGGATCGAGGAGGGCGCCCTGCTGGTCGGCGGCCAGCCGGAACATGTGGCCCGCCGTGTCCGCGATTTCCTGACCGCCGAGGCGAAGCGCGAACTGGCGGCCCGCGCCCGCGTCAAGGCCGCGTCCATCGGCGCCCGCGTCGCCGCCGTCACCATCCGCGACACCAAAAGCCGCTGGGGCAGCTGTTCGTCGACCGGCCGGCTCTCCTTCTCCTGGCGCCTGATCCTGACGCCGGAACCGGTGCTGGACTATGTCGTCGGCCATGAGGTGGCGCACCTGCGCGAGATGAACCACTCCCCGCGCTTCTGGGCGCTGTGCGCCAGCCTGACCGCCGGTCGGGATGTCGAGTTGCCGCGGGCCTGGCTGAAGGCCAACGGCACGCGACTGCTGCGGTACGGGTGA
- the rarD gene encoding EamA family transporter RarD has product MVQTPPPAKAPTSTTAAFVAALASYLIWGLVNPVFFKSLGDVGAVEIVAHRVVWTVVLVGIGVLATRGPAAIVAAVGSWRRLGVFLVTTLLVTTNWTVFIWAVVNSRLVEASLGYFINPLVNVLLGVLFLNERLSRGRILAVAIAAAGVGSLVVSYGAVPWVALSLALSFGFYALVRKKAAVDPVVGLLVETALLLPAALGYLLWLGGSGAFGHEWGESTLLVLAGPMTAVPLVLFMIGAARLTLTTMGLLQYVGPTGQLLLGVLVYGEAFTSSHAIAFACIWVALAVFTADAVHSHRAATRAAAAAE; this is encoded by the coding sequence ATGGTTCAGACTCCGCCGCCCGCCAAGGCCCCGACCTCCACAACCGCGGCGTTCGTCGCGGCGCTGGCCTCCTACCTGATCTGGGGGCTGGTCAACCCGGTCTTCTTCAAATCGCTGGGCGATGTCGGCGCGGTGGAGATCGTGGCGCACCGCGTGGTCTGGACGGTGGTGCTGGTCGGCATCGGCGTGCTGGCCACCCGCGGACCGGCGGCAATCGTGGCGGCGGTGGGAAGCTGGCGCCGGCTGGGCGTGTTCCTGGTCACCACGCTGCTGGTCACCACCAACTGGACCGTCTTCATCTGGGCGGTGGTCAACAGCCGGCTGGTCGAAGCGAGCCTGGGATATTTCATCAACCCGCTGGTCAATGTGCTGCTGGGCGTGCTGTTCCTGAACGAACGGCTCAGCCGCGGGCGGATCCTCGCGGTCGCCATCGCCGCGGCCGGCGTCGGCAGCCTCGTCGTCAGCTATGGCGCCGTGCCCTGGGTCGCCCTGTCGCTGGCGCTGTCCTTCGGTTTCTATGCGCTGGTGCGCAAGAAGGCGGCGGTCGATCCGGTGGTCGGCCTGCTGGTGGAAACCGCGCTGCTGCTGCCGGCCGCCCTCGGCTATCTGCTGTGGCTAGGCGGCAGCGGGGCCTTCGGCCATGAATGGGGGGAGAGCACCCTTCTGGTGCTGGCCGGGCCGATGACCGCGGTGCCGCTGGTGCTGTTCATGATCGGCGCGGCGCGACTGACGCTGACCACCATGGGGCTGCTGCAATATGTCGGGCCGACCGGGCAGCTTCTGCTGGGCGTGCTGGTCTATGGCGAGGCCTTCACCAGCAGCCATGCCATCGCCTTCGCCTGCATCTGGGTGGCGCTGGCCGTCTTCACCGCGGACGCTGTGCACAGCCATCGCGCCGCCACCCGCGCCGCCGCCGCTGCGGAATAA
- a CDS encoding BolA family protein — translation MAMEAATIEKLIKEGIPDAVVEIADLRGDGDHYAALVTSAAFKGKSRVQQHQMVYASLQGKMGGELHALALTTAVPEGA, via the coding sequence ATGGCGATGGAAGCCGCCACGATCGAAAAGCTCATCAAGGAGGGCATCCCGGACGCGGTCGTCGAGATCGCGGATCTGCGGGGCGACGGCGACCACTATGCCGCGCTCGTCACCTCCGCCGCCTTCAAGGGCAAGAGCCGGGTGCAGCAGCACCAGATGGTCTACGCGTCCCTGCAGGGGAAGATGGGCGGCGAACTGCACGCCCTGGCGCTGACCACAGCGGTGCCGGAAGGCGCCTGA
- a CDS encoding bifunctional diguanylate cyclase/phosphodiesterase, with the protein MSDPVAELVRAPSRSSDEARLYRLQFLASMALVSALVLGLGFYFVWQHWADLEHDLKQSEARYVQEQHQALVQEVENAQSYLAYMRSRVEPLLKEQLRAQVDEAYSIARSVYDREKDILPDAAVKESIKETLRPLRFSGGRGYYFIHDLHGESVLMPVDPSREGTSPFAAPDPQGAAVVRELTRAVQDPSLRGFARYRWRMPDDPSQLVDKLAFVRRFEPYDWLIGAGDSLGAVEAQLQRESLERLRAFRFGETGYIGVLRQDGQVLLSPTAPASEGMNARDLPWKTERDLVTRFLEQGRQGGGEVRYDWIHPVTARPTPKMAYVSAPSVWGWILVAGFYIDDVGKEMEARRAEISRGVNLRVWTTVAVLGVALAASVGVSWLVTGWIRRIVGSYQLRVRHSDSMLRERARQLYLANFFVDHVSEIVVLADANLNIAYINPFGCKALGGTLEDLVMGQADLLKRFAAEGEDAASHYETVYHTPDGRTLELEVTASRITYEGEVYYSAIARDISERKRAEWQLRLSAKVFDNAAEGMFVANEHRQIVAANDAFARITGYDRDEVLGRGPEFLRSDRNPPGFYDDLWAQLRENGHWAGEIWSTRKSGEVFPEWLSVKLVRNEDGAVANYIAAFTDITETRAQEERIRHLAQFDFLTDLPNRFLLRDRLDRAMLAAGRHGTKVGLLFVDLDRFKTINDSLGHQVGDGLLREVAARLLGTVRASDTVSRQGGDEFIILISDMDSPDAAGIVARKVLHALSEPYLIDGHELQVTPSIGIAVYPDDGTGIDALLKSADMAMYAAKEAGRATYQFFTPELNRRASDRMWTENNLRRALANNELELHFQPQFSLDGRRLIGAEALVRWRQPDGTLIMPGQFIPVAEDTGLILPLGDWVLGEACRRAAELLRHQDLMIAINLSAVQVRRPGLAERVAGWLSAYGIPPSALELEVTESVLMDDSDVVSETFSQLREMGVPLAIDDFGTGYSSLAYLKRFRVDKLKIDRSFVSGLRAGNPDSGAIAEAIIGMARSLRMQTLAEGVETEEQYHCLATMGCDQCQGYLLGRPMPYEDFLAFVRRDAGTPQPQLAEVVE; encoded by the coding sequence TTGTCCGACCCCGTCGCCGAGCTGGTCCGTGCGCCGTCGCGCTCGTCAGACGAGGCCCGGCTCTACCGCCTGCAGTTCCTGGCGTCGATGGCGCTGGTGTCGGCGCTCGTCCTCGGGCTCGGCTTCTATTTCGTCTGGCAGCATTGGGCCGACCTGGAGCACGACCTGAAGCAGAGCGAGGCGCGCTATGTCCAGGAGCAGCATCAGGCCCTGGTGCAGGAGGTGGAGAACGCCCAATCCTATCTGGCCTACATGCGCTCGCGCGTCGAACCGCTTCTGAAGGAGCAGCTGCGCGCCCAGGTGGATGAGGCGTATTCCATCGCCCGCAGCGTCTATGACAGGGAAAAGGACATCCTGCCCGATGCGGCGGTGAAGGAATCCATCAAGGAGACGCTGCGGCCGCTCCGCTTCTCCGGCGGGCGCGGCTACTATTTCATCCACGATCTGCACGGCGAGTCGGTGCTGATGCCGGTCGATCCGTCGCGGGAAGGAACATCGCCCTTCGCGGCTCCCGACCCGCAGGGTGCCGCGGTGGTGCGCGAGCTGACACGGGCGGTCCAGGACCCCAGCCTGCGCGGCTTCGCCCGCTACCGCTGGCGCATGCCCGACGACCCGTCGCAGTTGGTGGACAAGCTGGCCTTCGTCCGCCGGTTCGAACCCTATGACTGGCTGATCGGTGCCGGCGATTCGCTGGGAGCGGTGGAGGCGCAGCTTCAGCGCGAATCGCTGGAACGGCTGCGCGCCTTCCGCTTCGGAGAGACCGGCTATATCGGCGTTCTGCGCCAGGACGGGCAGGTTCTGCTGTCGCCCACCGCGCCGGCGTCGGAAGGGATGAACGCGCGCGACCTGCCGTGGAAGACCGAACGCGATCTCGTCACCCGCTTTCTGGAGCAGGGGCGCCAGGGCGGCGGGGAGGTGCGCTACGACTGGATCCATCCGGTCACCGCGCGGCCGACGCCGAAGATGGCCTATGTCTCCGCCCCCAGCGTGTGGGGCTGGATCCTCGTTGCCGGCTTCTACATCGACGATGTCGGCAAGGAGATGGAGGCCCGCCGGGCCGAGATCAGCCGCGGCGTCAACCTGCGCGTCTGGACCACGGTCGCGGTGCTGGGCGTGGCGCTGGCCGCATCCGTCGGCGTGTCATGGCTGGTCACCGGCTGGATCCGGCGCATCGTCGGCAGCTATCAGCTGCGGGTCCGGCACAGCGACAGCATGCTGCGCGAGCGGGCGCGGCAGCTCTATCTCGCCAATTTCTTCGTCGACCATGTGTCGGAGATCGTCGTCCTGGCCGATGCCAACCTGAACATCGCCTACATCAACCCCTTCGGCTGCAAGGCGCTGGGCGGGACGCTGGAAGACCTGGTGATGGGGCAGGCCGACCTGCTGAAGCGCTTCGCTGCGGAGGGCGAGGACGCGGCCAGCCATTACGAGACCGTCTACCACACCCCGGACGGCCGCACTCTGGAGCTGGAGGTCACCGCCAGCCGCATCACCTACGAGGGTGAGGTCTACTACTCCGCCATCGCCCGCGACATCAGCGAGCGCAAGCGGGCGGAATGGCAGCTGCGGCTGTCGGCCAAGGTGTTCGACAACGCGGCGGAGGGCATGTTCGTCGCCAACGAGCACCGGCAGATCGTCGCCGCCAACGATGCCTTCGCCCGCATCACCGGCTATGACCGGGACGAGGTGCTGGGCCGCGGTCCGGAATTCCTGCGCTCCGACCGCAATCCGCCGGGCTTCTATGACGATCTGTGGGCACAGCTGCGCGAGAACGGCCATTGGGCCGGCGAGATCTGGAGCACGCGCAAGAGCGGCGAGGTGTTCCCGGAATGGCTGAGCGTCAAGCTTGTGCGGAACGAGGATGGCGCGGTCGCCAACTACATCGCCGCCTTCACCGACATCACCGAGACCCGCGCGCAGGAGGAACGCATCCGCCATCTGGCGCAGTTCGATTTCCTGACCGACCTGCCCAACCGCTTCCTGCTGCGCGACCGGCTGGACCGCGCCATGCTGGCCGCCGGTCGCCACGGCACCAAGGTGGGATTGCTGTTCGTCGATCTCGACCGCTTCAAGACCATCAACGACAGCCTGGGCCATCAGGTCGGCGACGGGCTGCTGCGTGAGGTGGCGGCCCGGCTGCTCGGCACGGTGCGGGCCAGCGACACGGTCAGCCGCCAGGGCGGCGACGAGTTCATCATCCTGATCAGCGACATGGACAGCCCCGACGCGGCCGGCATCGTGGCGCGCAAGGTGCTGCACGCCCTGTCGGAGCCCTATCTGATCGACGGGCACGAGCTGCAGGTCACGCCCTCCATCGGCATCGCCGTCTACCCGGACGACGGCACCGGCATCGATGCGCTGCTGAAGAGCGCCGACATGGCGATGTACGCCGCCAAGGAGGCCGGGCGCGCCACCTACCAGTTCTTCACGCCGGAGTTGAACCGCCGCGCCTCTGACCGGATGTGGACGGAGAACAACCTGCGCCGCGCCCTGGCCAACAACGAGCTGGAGCTGCATTTCCAGCCGCAGTTCTCGCTGGACGGCCGCCGCCTGATCGGGGCGGAGGCGCTGGTGCGCTGGCGTCAGCCCGACGGCACGCTGATCATGCCCGGCCAGTTCATCCCCGTTGCCGAGGATACCGGCCTGATCCTGCCGCTGGGCGATTGGGTGCTGGGGGAGGCCTGCCGCCGGGCGGCGGAGCTGCTGCGGCACCAGGACCTGATGATCGCCATCAACCTGTCGGCCGTGCAGGTGCGCCGCCCCGGACTGGCGGAACGGGTGGCCGGCTGGCTGTCGGCCTACGGCATCCCGCCCTCGGCGCTGGAGCTGGAGGTGACGGAAAGCGTCCTGATGGACGATTCCGATGTGGTGTCGGAAACCTTCTCGCAACTGCGCGAGATGGGGGTGCCGCTCGCCATCGATGATTTCGGTACCGGCTACTCCTCGCTGGCCTATCTGAAACGGTTCCGGGTCGACAAGCTGAAGATCGACCGCAGTTTCGTCAGCGGCCTGCGCGCCGGCAATCCGGACAGCGGCGCCATCGCCGAGGCGATCATCGGCATGGCGCGCAGCTTGCGCATGCAGACGCTGGCCGAGGGGGTGGAGACGGAGGAGCAGTATCACTGCCTCGCCACCATGGGCTGCGACCAGTGTCAGGGCTATCTGCTGGGCCGTCCCATGCCCTACGAGGACTTCCTGGCCTTCGTCCGCCGCGATGCCGGCACGCCTCAGCCGCAGTTGGCGGAGGTGGTGGAGTAG
- a CDS encoding TetR/AcrR family transcriptional regulator encodes MDASKDGDGCCPGNGATDGGCEGGARKRDRAATEGALLDAAKVVFAERGFDAATTREIAGRAGVNEQLIQRYFSGKSGLLVAVVERYWREESGGCHLPPPDEDLETDLARFLHAQLRHSWACRDFTRVVLARALVDQAVADEMARTLSQSRIPCLLKRLEGFRDRGAIAADADLANVAAGIATLSFGLGFLDQVVFGRDEAGICAMVGTLAHTIAYGLTPR; translated from the coding sequence TTGGACGCAAGCAAGGATGGGGACGGCTGTTGCCCGGGCAACGGCGCCACTGACGGTGGATGCGAAGGCGGGGCGCGCAAGCGGGACCGGGCCGCGACCGAGGGCGCATTGCTCGACGCCGCCAAAGTGGTGTTCGCCGAGCGCGGCTTCGACGCGGCGACGACGCGCGAGATCGCCGGGCGGGCCGGGGTCAACGAACAGCTGATCCAGCGCTATTTCTCAGGCAAGAGCGGGCTGCTGGTGGCGGTGGTGGAGCGCTATTGGCGCGAGGAATCGGGCGGCTGCCACCTGCCGCCGCCGGACGAGGATCTGGAGACTGACCTTGCCCGCTTCCTGCACGCCCAGTTGAGGCACAGCTGGGCATGCCGCGACTTCACCCGCGTGGTTCTGGCCCGCGCCCTGGTCGATCAGGCGGTTGCCGACGAGATGGCCCGCACCCTGTCGCAAAGCCGCATTCCCTGCTTGCTGAAGCGGCTGGAGGGGTTCCGCGACCGCGGCGCCATCGCCGCCGACGCCGACCTCGCCAATGTGGCGGCTGGCATCGCGACGCTCAGCTTCGGGCTGGGCTTCCTCGATCAGGTGGTGTTCGGCCGCGACGAGGCCGGCATCTGCGCCATGGTCGGCACGCTGGCCCACACCATCGCCTACGGCCTGACGCCGCGGTAA
- a CDS encoding ATP-binding response regulator, with product MTLIQGQAPSRADWFDALLSANDAPHALLGEDGCVLAANRAFADALGLVQDAVEGRSLAEGGLPAGAVDALDALRRQVLATGIPASCAGPFPGLGRAVALTPVRDAGGAIRAVALIADAGAAALAEARAEAAQARADAERARTAKGKFLSAASHDLRQPFQAMHLFHHLLIGRLTDPTSIELANKLEQAIVGGETLLRALLEVSALEAGLVTAKPQTFPVDELLAKMLEEFGPEAEAKGLRFNVRPLDAQVTSDPALMERLLRPILANALRYTLKGGILLAARRRGDALRIEVWDTGVGIDPANHGVIFEDFHQLGNPGRDRKQGLGLGLAIVRRLSQVLGHPVTLRSRLGKGSVFAVEVPLTVSSGDRSGDESADSEPEPAAGPSASAAPAKAGTVLVIEDDAMQLEGIGMLLRGWGYAVIPARGIVEACAELDSAATAPDLVLSDLRLSGLETGIDAIQAVRARCGRRVPGVIVTGDTDPDRLRSVDRSGLPLVHKPCDPRALRRLLCCCMNADAGPAPNGGNRPDAPCSR from the coding sequence ATGACTCTCATCCAAGGACAGGCGCCGAGCCGCGCGGACTGGTTCGACGCCCTGCTGTCGGCCAACGACGCCCCCCATGCGTTGCTTGGCGAGGACGGGTGCGTGCTCGCGGCGAACCGCGCCTTCGCCGACGCTCTTGGACTTGTCCAGGATGCGGTGGAAGGGCGAAGTCTGGCGGAGGGCGGGCTGCCGGCGGGGGCGGTGGACGCGCTCGACGCGCTGCGGCGCCAGGTGCTGGCGACCGGCATACCGGCCAGCTGTGCCGGACCGTTTCCCGGCCTTGGGCGGGCCGTGGCATTGACCCCGGTGCGGGATGCCGGCGGCGCTATTCGCGCGGTGGCGCTGATCGCCGACGCCGGCGCTGCCGCCCTGGCGGAGGCGCGGGCGGAGGCTGCGCAGGCGCGTGCCGATGCGGAGCGCGCCCGCACCGCCAAGGGCAAGTTCCTGTCGGCGGCCAGCCATGACCTGCGCCAGCCCTTTCAGGCGATGCACCTGTTCCACCATCTGCTGATCGGCCGGCTGACCGATCCGACCTCCATCGAGCTGGCGAACAAGCTGGAGCAGGCCATCGTCGGCGGCGAGACCCTGCTGCGCGCCCTGCTGGAGGTATCGGCGCTGGAAGCCGGGCTGGTCACCGCCAAGCCGCAGACCTTCCCGGTCGACGAGCTGCTCGCCAAGATGCTGGAGGAGTTCGGGCCGGAGGCGGAGGCCAAGGGGCTGCGCTTCAACGTCCGTCCGCTCGATGCCCAGGTCACCAGCGATCCCGCGCTGATGGAACGGCTGCTGCGGCCGATCCTGGCGAACGCCCTGCGCTATACCCTGAAGGGCGGCATCCTGCTGGCGGCGCGGCGGCGTGGTGACGCCCTGCGCATCGAGGTGTGGGACACCGGCGTCGGCATCGATCCGGCCAACCATGGCGTGATCTTTGAGGACTTCCACCAGCTCGGCAATCCCGGCCGCGACCGCAAGCAGGGGCTGGGGCTGGGTCTCGCCATCGTGCGGCGGCTGTCGCAGGTGCTGGGGCACCCGGTGACGCTGCGCTCCAGGCTCGGCAAGGGCTCGGTCTTCGCGGTGGAGGTCCCGCTGACCGTTTCCAGCGGCGACCGGTCGGGCGACGAGTCCGCCGACAGCGAACCGGAGCCGGCCGCCGGACCGTCGGCTTCCGCCGCTCCGGCGAAGGCCGGCACGGTGCTGGTGATCGAGGATGACGCCATGCAGCTGGAAGGAATCGGCATGCTGCTGCGCGGCTGGGGCTATGCCGTCATCCCCGCCCGCGGCATCGTCGAGGCCTGCGCCGAGCTGGACAGTGCCGCCACCGCTCCGGACCTCGTGCTGTCCGACCTGCGCCTGTCGGGGCTGGAGACCGGCATCGACGCCATCCAGGCGGTGCGCGCCCGCTGCGGCCGGCGCGTGCCGGGCGTGATCGTGACCGGCGATACCGACCCCGACCGGCTGCGCAGCGTCGACCGAAGCGGCCTGCCCCTGGTCCATAAGCCCTGCGATCCCCGGGCGCTGCGCCGCCTGCTCTGCTGCTGCATGAACGCGGATGCCGGACCCGCTCCGAATGGCGGGAACCGGCCGGATGCCCCCTGTTCGCGTTAG